A window from Microbacterium ginsengiterrae encodes these proteins:
- a CDS encoding aldo/keto reductase yields the protein MRSVPFGSAEAPAVIAGMMRIIDKDDAQIRDLYQTARDAGIDFFDHADIYGGRMHACEERFGQALNLSGAERSEITLQTKCGIVPGKMFDFSYEHIITQVEGSLRALRTDYIDVLLLHRPDALVEPDEVARAFDELAAAGKVRAFGVSNHTPRQIDLLRTAVTQPLVANQLQLSITHAPMIAQPITMNMAGEQQSIERDGGGIVDYCRINGITVQAWSPFQAGFFNGVFLGNPDYPELNAVIDRLAEKYDVPPIAIATAWITRHPAKMQVVLGTTTPERVRDAAAGADVELTRPEWYELFLAAGHRLP from the coding sequence ATGCGCTCCGTACCGTTCGGCTCGGCCGAGGCCCCTGCTGTCATCGCCGGAATGATGCGCATCATCGACAAGGATGATGCGCAGATCCGCGACCTGTATCAGACCGCTCGCGACGCGGGCATCGACTTCTTCGATCACGCGGACATCTACGGCGGGCGCATGCACGCCTGCGAGGAGCGCTTCGGCCAGGCACTGAACCTCAGCGGTGCTGAGCGATCCGAGATCACTCTGCAGACGAAGTGCGGGATCGTTCCCGGGAAGATGTTCGACTTCTCGTACGAGCACATCATCACCCAGGTCGAGGGTTCGCTGCGCGCGCTGCGCACGGACTACATCGACGTGCTCCTCCTGCATCGGCCGGACGCCCTGGTCGAACCCGACGAGGTCGCCAGAGCGTTCGACGAACTCGCCGCAGCCGGGAAGGTGCGGGCCTTCGGCGTCTCCAACCACACCCCGCGCCAGATCGATCTCCTCCGCACCGCGGTGACGCAGCCGCTGGTCGCCAACCAGCTCCAGCTGTCGATCACGCACGCCCCGATGATCGCGCAGCCGATCACCATGAACATGGCCGGCGAGCAGCAGAGCATCGAGCGCGACGGCGGCGGGATCGTCGACTACTGCCGGATCAACGGCATCACCGTCCAGGCATGGTCGCCGTTCCAGGCAGGGTTCTTCAACGGAGTCTTCCTCGGCAATCCCGACTACCCCGAGCTCAACGCGGTGATCGACCGCCTGGCGGAGAAGTACGACGTCCCCCCGATCGCCATCGCGACGGCGTGGATCACGCGGCATCCGGCGAAGATGCAGGTGGTCCTCGGAACGACGACTCCCGAGCGCGTGCGCGACGCCGCGGCCGGCGCCGACGTCGAGCTCACGCGCCCGGAGTGGTACGAGCTCTTCCTCGCCGCCGGGCACCGGCTTCCCTGA
- a CDS encoding DUF1214 domain-containing protein — translation MTIFPATVSFENFARIESERMFAGIAAAAGSSNVWNHFRVPTPVDAQTVIRMNRDTLYSAAIIDVSEGATITLPEAAGRYISIMLVNQDHFINRVLHDAGTYELTAADLGSDFVCAAARILVDPEDPADVAEVNRLQDLLALTSVRGQQFAPAPYDPDSFTQTRAALLVLAKGLSGLARCFGRREDVDPIRHLLGSASAWGGLPESEASYINVEPGLPVGEYTLSVGEVPVDGFWSVSLYNAEGYFEPNDLGAYSVNSVTGIPDEDGSISIRFGGDPAAPNHLPLTEGWNYLVRLYRPRPEVLDGTWSFPTISGR, via the coding sequence ATGACGATCTTCCCCGCCACGGTGTCATTCGAGAACTTCGCCCGCATCGAGAGCGAACGCATGTTCGCCGGCATCGCCGCCGCGGCAGGTTCGTCCAACGTGTGGAACCACTTCCGCGTCCCGACCCCCGTCGATGCGCAGACGGTGATCCGCATGAACCGCGACACTCTGTACAGCGCAGCGATCATCGACGTCTCCGAGGGCGCGACCATCACGCTGCCTGAGGCAGCGGGTCGATACATCTCGATCATGCTGGTCAACCAGGATCACTTCATCAACCGCGTGCTGCACGACGCCGGGACCTATGAGCTCACGGCCGCAGACCTCGGGAGCGATTTCGTGTGCGCGGCCGCGCGCATCCTCGTCGACCCGGAGGATCCGGCGGACGTCGCAGAGGTGAATCGTCTGCAGGACCTGCTCGCGCTCACCTCGGTCCGCGGACAGCAGTTCGCTCCCGCGCCATACGATCCCGATTCGTTCACCCAGACGCGCGCGGCGCTGTTGGTGCTCGCCAAGGGTCTGAGCGGACTGGCGCGGTGCTTCGGCCGTCGCGAGGACGTCGATCCCATCCGTCATCTGCTGGGTTCCGCCTCCGCGTGGGGCGGACTGCCCGAGTCGGAGGCCTCCTACATCAACGTCGAGCCCGGGCTCCCTGTCGGGGAGTACACGCTCTCCGTGGGCGAGGTCCCCGTGGACGGTTTCTGGTCCGTGTCGCTGTACAACGCGGAAGGATACTTCGAGCCCAACGATCTCGGCGCGTACAGCGTCAACAGCGTCACCGGCATCCCCGATGAGGACGGCTCGATCAGCATCCGCTTCGGCGGCGACCCTGCGGCGCCCAACCACCTGCCACTGACGGAGGGGTGGAACTACCTCGTGCGCCTGTACCGCCCACGCCCGGAGGTTCTCGACGGAACGTGGTCATTCCCCACGATCTCGGGTCGATGA
- a CDS encoding TetR/AcrR family transcriptional regulator produces MPRASAAAAAITAQQLLSTATGLFASRGFGAVSVDDVARATGVTRGAVYHHYDNKAGLFLAVATKLQLDVAEAVTRAAEAAGEDALERLQAGSRAFLDAITTGPAVQILLTDAPSVIGWEEWRRLDAENSAAHLRDALRSIGIASDRLEATAVLLSGAMNEAALWIAQHSDPAAARRQAHAALERLLVSIRP; encoded by the coding sequence ATGCCTCGCGCCTCGGCCGCCGCCGCCGCCATCACCGCCCAGCAGCTTCTCTCGACGGCGACCGGCCTGTTCGCCTCTCGCGGCTTCGGCGCCGTGTCGGTGGATGATGTGGCGCGGGCGACCGGCGTCACACGCGGAGCCGTCTACCATCACTACGACAACAAGGCGGGTCTGTTCCTGGCTGTTGCCACGAAGCTCCAGCTCGACGTCGCTGAGGCTGTCACGCGCGCTGCTGAGGCCGCCGGTGAGGATGCCCTGGAACGACTGCAGGCGGGGTCACGCGCGTTCCTCGATGCGATCACGACCGGCCCGGCGGTGCAGATCCTGCTCACCGATGCGCCATCAGTCATCGGGTGGGAGGAATGGCGGCGTCTGGATGCGGAGAACTCGGCCGCACATCTGCGCGACGCGCTGCGCAGTATCGGCATCGCCAGCGATCGGCTCGAGGCGACAGCGGTGCTGCTCTCCGGTGCGATGAACGAAGCAGCCCTCTGGATCGCTCAGCACTCCGACCCTGCCGCGGCGAGGCGCCAGGCACACGCCGCGCTGGAGCGTCTGCTCGTCAGCATCCGTCCGTGA
- a CDS encoding ArsR/SmtB family transcription factor, translating into MTIELPLLNQEDSTCCAPATGAAIASDDAEYIARTFKALSDPTRVRLLSMIGATPSGEACICDLTAPVGLSQPTVSHHMKQLVDAGLVEREQRGRWAYFRLVDGALQRAIADLPL; encoded by the coding sequence ATGACGATCGAGCTCCCACTGCTGAATCAGGAAGATTCGACGTGCTGCGCTCCCGCCACCGGTGCGGCGATTGCCTCTGACGACGCGGAGTACATCGCTCGCACGTTTAAAGCACTGAGCGACCCGACCCGCGTTCGTCTGCTGTCGATGATCGGCGCCACTCCCTCGGGAGAGGCATGTATCTGTGACCTCACCGCGCCTGTGGGACTATCGCAGCCCACGGTCTCCCACCACATGAAGCAACTCGTCGACGCGGGCCTCGTCGAGCGCGAGCAGCGCGGCCGCTGGGCCTACTTCCGACTAGTCGACGGAGCCCTCCAGCGCGCAATCGCTGACCTTCCTTTGTGA
- a CDS encoding arsenate reductase ArsC — translation MTDTAKPAVLFVCVHNAGRSQIAAGYLRALAGDRIDVFSAGSAPGESVNPTAVEVMAEEGIDIAAAVPQILTTDAVRVADVVITMGCGDACPIFPGKRYEDWELTDPAGQPIDVVRGVRDDIRARVEELMVTLV, via the coding sequence GTGACTGACACCGCCAAACCCGCTGTTCTGTTCGTTTGTGTCCACAATGCCGGACGATCCCAGATCGCCGCCGGCTACTTGCGGGCCCTGGCGGGCGACCGCATCGATGTCTTCTCGGCAGGCAGCGCGCCTGGGGAGTCCGTGAACCCCACGGCGGTCGAGGTCATGGCCGAAGAAGGCATCGACATCGCTGCCGCAGTTCCGCAGATCCTCACCACCGACGCCGTACGTGTCGCGGACGTCGTGATCACGATGGGTTGTGGCGACGCTTGCCCGATCTTTCCCGGCAAGCGGTACGAGGACTGGGAACTCACCGACCCCGCCGGGCAACCCATCGACGTTGTTCGCGGCGTCCGAGACGACATCAGGGCACGCGTGGAAGAGCTCATGGTGACGCTCGTCTGA
- a CDS encoding PLDc N-terminal domain-containing protein, with translation MPFLSLIVLALMIGALVDIIRRDDSQVKHLPKLVWVILVVLLPLIGGILWFALGREYAGGVTMPRMARGSGRPSRATPTAPQRAAPTDTRTTEQQIADLDREIEEWRLREEIAKRKREEG, from the coding sequence ATGCCGTTCCTCTCGCTCATCGTCCTCGCTCTGATGATCGGAGCCCTCGTGGACATCATCCGGCGCGATGACTCGCAGGTGAAGCACCTCCCGAAGCTGGTCTGGGTGATCCTCGTCGTCCTGCTCCCGCTCATCGGCGGCATCCTGTGGTTCGCTCTCGGTCGCGAGTACGCCGGCGGTGTGACGATGCCGAGGATGGCACGCGGATCCGGCCGTCCCTCGAGGGCGACACCGACCGCTCCGCAGCGCGCAGCACCGACGGACACGCGGACGACCGAGCAGCAGATCGCGGACCTCGACCGTGAGATCGAGGAATGGCGGCTGCGCGAGGAGATCGCCAAGCGCAAGAGGGAGGAAGGCTGA
- a CDS encoding Gfo/Idh/MocA family protein, producing MTELRWGILATGGIAHAFASDLRTAGLDLVAVGSRSQESADAFAAEFEIPRAHASYEALAADPDVDIIYVSTPHPMHHAGAKLALENGKHVLVEKAFTVNRAEAEELRQLAADRGLLVMEAMWTRYLPHMVRIREIIAEGTLGEIRVVTADHTQKISDDPAHRLNALELGGGALLDLGIYPISFIWDVLGAPETVTASARLADTGADAEVATIMTHAGGAVSTSVSSSRAAGPNAAAVIGTDARIEIDRVWYAPTSFRVVAPNGDVLESYESDIDGRGMQYQALAAERLVRDGILEGDILPIAESVAIMGTLDEIRAQIGVRYPSEEGLDA from the coding sequence ATGACTGAACTTCGCTGGGGAATTCTCGCTACGGGCGGCATCGCTCACGCCTTCGCGTCCGATCTGCGCACTGCCGGCCTCGACCTGGTCGCCGTCGGCTCGCGCTCCCAGGAGTCCGCCGACGCGTTCGCTGCGGAGTTCGAGATCCCGCGCGCACACGCATCCTACGAAGCGCTCGCCGCCGACCCCGACGTCGACATCATCTACGTCTCGACTCCGCACCCCATGCACCACGCAGGGGCCAAGCTCGCCCTTGAGAACGGCAAGCACGTCCTCGTCGAGAAGGCGTTCACCGTCAACCGCGCAGAGGCCGAGGAACTCCGACAGCTGGCCGCCGACCGCGGCCTTCTCGTCATGGAGGCGATGTGGACCCGGTACCTCCCGCATATGGTGCGCATCCGCGAGATCATCGCGGAGGGCACGCTGGGCGAGATCCGCGTGGTCACCGCCGACCACACCCAGAAGATCAGCGACGACCCCGCGCACCGGCTCAATGCCCTCGAGCTCGGCGGCGGCGCGCTGCTGGACCTCGGCATCTACCCGATCTCGTTCATCTGGGACGTGCTCGGAGCCCCCGAGACCGTCACCGCGTCCGCCCGCCTGGCCGACACGGGCGCCGACGCCGAGGTCGCCACGATCATGACCCACGCCGGTGGCGCCGTCTCGACGAGCGTGTCCTCGTCGCGGGCCGCCGGTCCCAACGCCGCCGCCGTCATCGGCACGGACGCGCGGATCGAGATCGACCGGGTCTGGTACGCGCCCACATCCTTCCGTGTCGTCGCACCGAACGGCGACGTGCTCGAGAGCTACGAGTCCGACATCGACGGACGCGGCATGCAGTACCAGGCGCTCGCGGCCGAGCGGCTCGTGCGCGACGGCATCCTGGAGGGCGACATCCTCCCCATCGCCGAGAGCGTCGCGATCATGGGCACCCTCGATGAGATCCGGGCGCAGATCGGCGTCCGCTACCCGAGCGAGGAGGGCCTCGATGCCTGA
- a CDS encoding epimerase, producing MSAPSRLAVIGGGTGFLGTSLKKALEAEGYDVRVIGRTGPDARWDDPASVLRVVDGADLVVGLAGKSVDCRYTTANRDEILRSRVDTTRALSDAIAQSARPPAVWMNASSATVYRYALDRPQTEADEAVDTGFSPDVARTWEAELFRADLPATRRVALRTTIVLGDGPATRVFFRLARFGLGGPQFDGWWFPHRRYRGIGPHPTEPHQPMWVRSKGRQKFSWIHVDDFVGAIRFIRDTPSIHGAVNMSAPTQTDNRTLMATLRRVVGMPIGMPAWRFMLEPAMWVLRVEPELLLKSRWVAPQVLLDAGYRFAHPELEPALRAVRGEKVSSRAT from the coding sequence ATGTCCGCCCCCAGCAGGCTCGCGGTCATCGGGGGCGGTACCGGGTTCCTCGGCACCTCCCTGAAGAAGGCGCTGGAGGCCGAGGGATACGACGTCCGTGTGATCGGACGCACGGGACCCGACGCGCGGTGGGATGATCCCGCCTCGGTGCTCCGCGTCGTGGACGGCGCGGACCTCGTCGTCGGCCTCGCCGGCAAGAGCGTCGACTGCCGGTACACCACGGCCAACCGCGACGAGATCCTCCGATCGCGCGTCGATACGACGAGGGCTCTCAGCGACGCCATCGCGCAGTCCGCCCGACCGCCGGCCGTGTGGATGAACGCGAGCAGTGCGACCGTCTACCGGTACGCGCTCGATCGCCCCCAGACGGAGGCCGACGAGGCAGTGGACACCGGTTTCTCTCCCGACGTCGCACGGACGTGGGAGGCGGAGCTGTTCCGTGCGGACCTTCCTGCCACTCGCCGCGTCGCCCTGCGCACCACCATCGTGCTCGGTGACGGACCGGCCACGCGCGTGTTCTTCCGTCTCGCCCGCTTCGGGCTCGGCGGCCCGCAGTTCGACGGATGGTGGTTCCCGCACCGTCGCTACCGCGGCATCGGCCCTCATCCCACCGAACCGCACCAGCCGATGTGGGTGCGATCCAAGGGGCGGCAGAAGTTCAGCTGGATCCACGTCGACGACTTCGTCGGTGCGATTCGGTTCATCAGGGACACACCGTCCATCCACGGGGCCGTCAACATGTCGGCACCGACGCAGACGGACAACCGCACGCTGATGGCCACACTTCGTCGCGTCGTGGGGATGCCGATCGGGATGCCGGCATGGCGATTCATGCTGGAACCGGCGATGTGGGTGCTGCGGGTGGAACCCGAGCTGCTCCTCAAGAGCCGTTGGGTCGCCCCGCAGGTGCTCCTCGACGCCGGCTACCGATTCGCGCACCCGGAGCTGGAGCCGGCGCTGCGTGCCGTCCGTGGTGAGAAGGTCAGCTCTCGCGCAACCTGA
- a CDS encoding NYN domain-containing protein codes for MPDPQDPRVAVYLDFDNIVISWYDRVHGRNAYSKDRQRIADDPHDPEVSARLKDAMIEVGAIIDYAASFGTLVLTRAYADWSSPVNAEYRSQLVARAVDLVQLFPAAAYAKNGADIRLAVDAVEDMFRLSDLTHVVLVAGDSDYVPLAQRCKRLGRYVIGVGVAGSTAKSLAAACDEFESYDSLPGVARPVSKKVAPAPSAEPEEDAPVKTRAASRSRAKKAPKSADVDTAQPTEQDEATALLQRALRLGHDKADADEWLHSSAVKTHMRRMDPSFSEKALGYRSFSDFLKSREQIAELEETGHERLVRLRES; via the coding sequence ATGCCTGACCCCCAGGACCCACGCGTCGCGGTCTATCTCGACTTCGACAACATCGTCATCTCCTGGTACGACCGCGTCCACGGCCGCAACGCCTATAGCAAGGACCGCCAGCGGATCGCGGACGACCCCCACGACCCCGAGGTCTCCGCGCGTCTCAAGGACGCGATGATCGAGGTCGGAGCCATCATCGACTACGCGGCGTCCTTCGGAACGCTCGTGCTGACGAGGGCGTACGCCGACTGGTCGTCCCCGGTCAACGCCGAGTACCGTTCGCAGCTCGTCGCGCGCGCCGTCGACCTCGTGCAGTTGTTCCCCGCAGCGGCATATGCGAAGAACGGTGCCGACATCCGGCTCGCAGTGGATGCCGTGGAGGACATGTTCCGCCTCTCCGACCTCACGCACGTGGTGCTCGTCGCCGGCGACAGCGACTACGTCCCGCTGGCGCAGCGGTGCAAGCGGCTCGGTCGCTACGTCATCGGCGTCGGGGTCGCCGGGTCGACGGCGAAGTCCCTCGCCGCCGCCTGCGACGAGTTCGAGTCCTACGACTCACTGCCCGGTGTCGCACGACCCGTCTCCAAGAAGGTCGCGCCGGCACCGTCGGCGGAGCCCGAGGAGGACGCGCCGGTCAAGACGAGGGCGGCAAGTCGCAGTCGCGCGAAGAAGGCCCCCAAGTCGGCGGACGTCGACACCGCACAGCCCACCGAGCAGGACGAGGCCACCGCACTGCTGCAGCGCGCGCTGCGCCTCGGTCATGACAAGGCGGACGCCGACGAGTGGCTGCACAGCTCGGCGGTGAAGACGCACATGCGGCGCATGGACCCGTCCTTCAGCGAGAAGGCCCTCGGCTACCGCTCGTTCTCGGATTTCCTGAAGTCGCGCGAGCAGATCGCCGAGCTCGAGGAGACCGGCCACGAGCGTCTCGTCAGGTTGCGCGAGAGCTGA
- a CDS encoding ATP-binding protein: MTALTVGEVLEAPGTPARLDARKFNRHTFWCGQSGSGKTYALGVVLEQLLLETELPILILDPNADFVRLREPRATAAPEDAARWSELDMRVFRSGDSEGEGLHTRYVDLSPAAKAAVLQIDPIADAEEYNALLHLEEEAFGHGAATAAQFDAASMVRALRASGDPVRTRLANRMENLQVLEWDLWSRGSSSVVDVIAERPRATVLDLGGFDHPAEPRVAALAVLEQLWARREERRPILIVIDEAHNLCSPEPATAVERALTAQLIQIAAEGRKFGLWLFLSTQRPTKIHPNVLSQCDNLGLMRVNAPRDLAELAAVFGFAPEESIRRAKDFTQGQALFAGGFVGDPTVVQMGERLSEEAGGDVRVPLRS, encoded by the coding sequence ATGACAGCTCTGACCGTCGGCGAGGTACTCGAAGCACCGGGAACGCCCGCGCGACTCGACGCGCGAAAGTTCAATCGGCATACGTTCTGGTGCGGTCAGAGCGGGAGCGGCAAGACCTACGCCCTCGGCGTCGTGCTGGAGCAGTTGCTGCTCGAGACGGAACTGCCGATACTCATCCTCGACCCCAACGCGGACTTCGTGCGATTGCGGGAGCCGCGGGCGACGGCGGCGCCGGAGGATGCTGCGCGCTGGAGCGAACTCGACATGCGCGTCTTCCGTTCGGGCGACTCTGAGGGGGAGGGCCTGCACACCCGCTACGTCGATCTCTCTCCCGCCGCCAAGGCCGCCGTGCTGCAGATCGACCCGATCGCGGACGCCGAGGAATACAACGCCCTCCTGCACCTGGAGGAGGAGGCGTTCGGTCACGGCGCGGCCACTGCTGCGCAGTTCGACGCGGCCTCGATGGTCAGGGCGCTGCGCGCGAGCGGCGACCCCGTCCGCACGCGGCTGGCCAACCGCATGGAGAACCTGCAGGTGCTGGAGTGGGACCTGTGGTCGCGCGGGTCCTCCTCCGTGGTGGATGTCATCGCCGAGCGTCCTCGCGCGACGGTGCTCGATCTCGGCGGATTCGACCACCCCGCCGAACCGCGCGTGGCCGCCCTGGCCGTCCTCGAACAGCTCTGGGCCAGGCGCGAGGAGCGCCGCCCGATCCTGATCGTGATCGACGAGGCGCACAACCTCTGCTCCCCGGAGCCGGCGACGGCCGTCGAGCGCGCGCTCACAGCGCAACTCATCCAGATCGCCGCGGAGGGGCGCAAGTTCGGGCTCTGGCTGTTCCTCTCCACGCAACGGCCGACGAAGATCCATCCCAACGTGCTGTCGCAGTGCGACAACCTCGGCCTGATGAGGGTCAACGCGCCGCGGGACCTCGCAGAGCTCGCGGCCGTGTTCGGATTCGCTCCGGAGGAATCCATCCGCCGGGCGAAGGACTTCACGCAGGGCCAGGCGCTGTTCGCCGGAGGGTTCGTCGGCGACCCGACCGTCGTACAGATGGGGGAGCGCCTGTCGGAGGAAGCGGGCGGCGACGTGCGGGTTCCGCTGCGGAGCTGA
- a CDS encoding NAD(P)-binding domain-containing protein, with protein MPAELPVVVIGAGPQGLAAAAHLVERGQSVVVLEAGATAASAVSEWGHVRLFSEWGELVDQAAARLLEPSGWTAPTAGYPTGAQWISAYLAPLSAVLGDRIRYGSRVVGVSRRGRDRLVDAGRDEQPFTVHVDAGGDEYRLDARAVIDASGTWSTPNPAGADGLPAMGEKSAVDVLDYRIPDYRESKKYAGMHSVVVGSGHSAVTAVIALARIARREPDTKITWVLRRGSVGNTFGGGDADELPARGRLGSTAKEFVEAGLIDLVTGFRIERVSQDGDRVVLTSEDGRSLPAADHVAILTGFRPDLSFLSELRLGLDPTLEAPTRIAAEVDPNIHSCGSVAATGARDLAHPEKNFYLVGAKSYGRAPTFLAMTGYEQVRSVIAELSGDYEAAARVELVLPDTGVCGGAGLFDSTGASLGGACCAPPKQLIQLGRTATTV; from the coding sequence ATGCCCGCCGAACTTCCTGTCGTTGTGATCGGTGCGGGTCCGCAGGGGCTCGCTGCCGCGGCGCATCTCGTGGAGCGGGGGCAGTCGGTGGTCGTCCTCGAAGCTGGCGCGACTGCAGCGTCGGCCGTGTCGGAGTGGGGTCACGTGCGCCTGTTCTCCGAGTGGGGAGAGCTCGTCGACCAGGCGGCTGCGCGTCTTCTCGAACCCTCGGGATGGACCGCTCCGACCGCCGGATACCCGACCGGTGCGCAATGGATCAGCGCCTACCTTGCACCGCTCTCAGCCGTGCTTGGTGATCGCATTCGGTACGGCTCGCGCGTGGTTGGCGTCTCCCGGAGGGGGCGAGACCGGCTCGTGGATGCCGGTCGGGACGAACAGCCGTTCACTGTGCACGTCGACGCGGGCGGTGATGAGTATCGGCTCGATGCGCGTGCGGTGATCGATGCGTCGGGCACGTGGTCGACGCCCAATCCCGCCGGAGCGGACGGGTTGCCTGCCATGGGGGAGAAGTCCGCGGTCGATGTTCTTGACTACCGGATTCCCGACTATCGCGAAAGCAAGAAGTACGCGGGTATGCACAGTGTGGTCGTCGGTTCCGGGCATTCGGCGGTGACGGCGGTGATTGCGCTCGCGCGTATTGCGCGCCGAGAGCCGGACACGAAGATCACTTGGGTGCTGCGGCGCGGCTCCGTGGGCAACACATTCGGGGGAGGCGATGCAGACGAGCTTCCCGCCCGCGGTCGACTCGGCTCGACCGCAAAGGAGTTCGTCGAGGCCGGCCTGATTGATCTCGTCACCGGGTTCCGGATCGAACGCGTATCCCAGGACGGCGATCGTGTCGTCCTTACCAGCGAGGATGGGCGTTCTCTTCCTGCTGCCGATCACGTCGCCATCCTTACCGGGTTCCGTCCCGACCTGTCCTTCTTGTCCGAGCTGCGTTTGGGCCTGGATCCCACGCTTGAAGCCCCCACGCGGATCGCAGCCGAGGTGGACCCGAACATTCACTCGTGTGGGTCGGTCGCCGCCACTGGCGCACGAGATCTCGCCCACCCGGAGAAGAACTTCTACCTCGTCGGCGCGAAGTCGTACGGGCGAGCCCCAACGTTCCTCGCGATGACAGGCTATGAGCAGGTACGTTCCGTCATCGCTGAGCTCTCCGGAGACTACGAAGCCGCCGCACGCGTCGAGCTTGTCCTCCCCGACACCGGGGTGTGCGGGGGTGCCGGCTTGTTCGACTCCACCGGAGCGAGCCTCGGGGGAGCATGCTGTGCACCGCCGAAACAACTGATCCAGCTCGGCCGTACCGCGACCACCGTCTGA
- a CDS encoding GNAT family N-acetyltransferase, which yields MSFLHPPAPILLTGRLVELRPLDRAHLDGLVEAVSEGDLWQTAWYTSVPAPDGVADEIERRLALQEKGEMVPFTAVDHAGRILGMTSFYDLDDTVPRLHIGYTWNRPSAHGTGTNAESKLLLMTHAFETLGVFRVGLTTQWVNLQSRAAIERLGAKQDGVMRAMSRYRNGALRDSVEYSVIEPEWPAVKATLQARLARHS from the coding sequence GTGTCGTTTCTTCATCCTCCAGCCCCTATACTCTTGACCGGCCGGCTGGTCGAGCTGCGCCCCCTGGACCGCGCACACCTCGACGGGCTCGTCGAGGCCGTGAGCGAAGGCGACCTCTGGCAGACCGCCTGGTACACGTCGGTCCCCGCACCGGACGGCGTCGCGGACGAGATCGAGCGTCGCCTCGCCCTGCAGGAAAAGGGCGAGATGGTGCCGTTCACGGCCGTCGATCACGCGGGCCGCATTCTCGGCATGACGTCCTTCTACGATCTCGACGACACGGTGCCCCGGCTGCACATCGGCTACACATGGAACCGACCGTCCGCCCACGGGACCGGCACCAACGCCGAATCCAAGCTGCTGCTGATGACGCACGCGTTCGAGACCCTCGGAGTCTTCCGTGTCGGTCTGACGACCCAGTGGGTGAACCTGCAGTCACGCGCCGCGATCGAGCGGCTTGGCGCGAAGCAGGACGGCGTGATGCGCGCCATGTCGCGCTATCGCAACGGCGCGCTGCGCGACTCCGTCGAGTACTCCGTGATCGAGCCGGAGTGGCCCGCCGTGAAGGCCACCCTGCAGGCGCGCCTCGCGCGGCACTCCTGA
- a CDS encoding flavodoxin family protein: MDTQLTALMINCTLKPSPAESSSDVLGRQILSALAGHGVGVDSIRAVDHDIRPGVETDMGDGDEWPALRERVLDADIIVFMTPTWLGQHSSVAQRVLERLDAELSETDDEGRPILFDKVAIAGVVGNEDGAHHITGILYQSLSDVGFTIPAQGCVYWNGEAMQGTDYKDLPRTPDTVAQTTSTAAANAVHLAELLHERRYPSS, translated from the coding sequence ATGGACACGCAACTGACCGCACTCATGATCAACTGCACCCTCAAGCCGTCTCCGGCAGAATCCAGTTCGGATGTGCTGGGTCGTCAGATCCTCTCGGCATTGGCCGGTCACGGCGTCGGCGTGGACAGCATCCGCGCCGTCGACCATGACATCCGCCCTGGCGTGGAGACCGACATGGGTGACGGCGACGAGTGGCCGGCGCTTCGCGAACGCGTGCTGGACGCTGACATCATCGTCTTCATGACCCCGACATGGCTCGGACAGCACTCCAGTGTCGCCCAGCGCGTCCTGGAGCGACTGGATGCCGAGCTCAGCGAGACCGACGACGAGGGCCGCCCGATCCTGTTCGACAAGGTCGCCATCGCCGGAGTGGTCGGCAATGAGGATGGCGCGCACCACATCACCGGCATCCTCTACCAGTCACTGAGCGACGTCGGCTTCACGATTCCTGCGCAGGGCTGCGTGTACTGGAACGGCGAAGCGATGCAGGGCACCGATTACAAGGACCTGCCACGCACTCCCGATACGGTCGCGCAGACCACGAGCACCGCAGCGGCGAACGCTGTTCACCTCGCGGAGCTGCTCCACGAACGGCGGTACCCGTCTTCCTGA
- a CDS encoding VOC family protein has translation MTATGFYPVLMSDDVAAASSFYREALGFAVVFESDWYVSLRLGAFELAILDHRHMTVPEGYRTTPRGVIVNLEVDDVDVVHHHLTQEIGLDPLLSIRDEAFGQRHFIVAAPDGVLLDVIQPIPPSEAYAAAYAEA, from the coding sequence ATGACCGCCACCGGCTTCTACCCCGTTCTCATGTCCGACGACGTTGCTGCCGCATCCTCGTTCTACCGCGAAGCACTCGGATTCGCCGTCGTGTTCGAGTCCGATTGGTACGTGAGCCTGCGCCTCGGCGCGTTCGAGTTGGCGATCCTCGACCACCGCCACATGACCGTCCCCGAGGGCTATCGGACCACTCCGCGAGGCGTCATCGTCAACCTCGAGGTCGACGATGTGGATGTCGTGCACCATCACCTCACCCAGGAGATCGGACTGGACCCACTCCTCAGCATCCGCGACGAGGCGTTCGGCCAGCGCCACTTCATCGTGGCCGCTCCGGACGGCGTCCTGCTCGATGTCATCCAACCGATCCCGCCGTCAGAGGCGTACGCGGCAGCGTACGCCGAGGCATGA